Below is a genomic region from Schistocerca cancellata isolate TAMUIC-IGC-003103 chromosome 12, iqSchCanc2.1, whole genome shotgun sequence.
ACTTTATTTTACTCAAAATCTTATACGGAAACAGTTTCCAGAAAACTGACCTTTGCgtgtttcataaaaattttccaGAACCAGGAAAGTGTCAACAAACTGCCTAAACATCTACAGTAACATTATCGTCACTGTAACTCGCGAAAAACTGAGCTTCTTTTTTACTTTTGGAGAAAAGTATTCTACACTTATTGCTGTCCACACCATTGAGACCCctacaaaaaaaaagttattgaCGCAATAAAATTATCCACGATGCGTAGATTTCCACTGGACGCTCTGCTTTTACAACTGTGGGACTAAATTTTTAAATATCAGCGTGTTTCGTATCGCATTTTGACGGGTTAACAGCTCGAATGTTTGGCTGACAAAATTCAGGCGGGAACGGCTGGACGATATGTTAAGCAGATCGTGTTCGTAGACAGTTAAAGTCTCAACCAAACTACCTGCTTAGATTTAGCAATATAATTACTACTGTGCTGAAGTTAGAGACAATTCTGTTAACGGACAGACAAGGAAGTGCTACAGGTCATAAATTTCGAAAGAATTCCTTCATCCAGTCAGACTCAAAAGTATAATTCAGATACCCTTCCGCAGTTCCCCCAAAAATAATTGGACTAGTTACATTTAAACACGATACTAACTCGTGCTCGCTTGTCAGGATAATTATATGGAAATagacaatacaataaattttgtatttttcgcTGTATTTTTTGCTACAAAACGAGCATCAAAGAAATGACTTCAATATATTTCCTTCGCAAGACAGTTTAGTGATGCGTGTGTCATATGCAACTGTGACGAAAAGTAGATACGGAAGTTTTTCAAGCGAAAAgaactagaaagaattttcttactcTCTGGAATCGAGAAGAAAATTGGCAATAAGTTTGCCAACATTCCATTACGTTTTCCGGTACAACTAAGTATATATATCTTAAGGCGTACACAACAGCGAATTCTCATCTTTTGATGAGACAGATTCCGAGGTGCTACAACTAATTATACAGAAATGATCCTTTCAAGCAGTGCATGCGATATTGGTATCATCCGACTAACATAGACAGTTTTACGGCTTGCCATAATAACTGAAAGTCACTGTTGGTATCTGTACGTCTTCAGAAACTTAAAAATAGTAATTtgacaaggaaaataaaataattaatttcaccTTGGAATAGTGTGAATGAAGGCAACCTCATCTTAAGCGTTAATTGATTCTTAATGAGTGACTATCACCCTAAAAGCACTGTATTTTCTACGCAATCAAGATTCCATAGCAGGTTGTTACTGTTGAGAAACCGTGTAAAGTCGCAACAAATTTATCACACTTGTATTCGCAGTGTGATTCGAATCTTTCCATTTGGAGAAATCTCGAATTCTACAGCTGCTGCTGTCACCGCCATCCAAACTCGTAAACTGTTTTTTATTGACGCAGTAAAATTATCCACGACGCGTAAACCCCCCGGGGCGCAATACTTTTACAGACTGTGGACATAATTTCTTAAGTGTCGGAGTCTTTCGTATGGCATTTTGACGTGTTAAAAATCTCAAATGTTTAGCTGACATAATTCACGTGGGAACCATTAAACATAATTGTAGAGTGACTTACAAGCCGGAAAGAGAAAAGCTCACCTGAAAAAATACGCGAAAGGAAATATGCCGTTGTGGACAATAAATTTCTTATAAGAACATTCTTAGGCTACAAAACACTTAAAGAACCATTTTCGTCTTCTCCATATCCGTTTCGAATCCTCCTCACCTGCAAAAGAGAGCGGAGAAGGAAATACATCTAACATACGTGGGTCTTAGTGTGAAATATAGTTAATAAGGATACGTTCTGAAATAAATGTCACCCAGACACGTAATAATTTTCTAGGCGCAGCAAAGTATTATGCTATATTGCCAGTTGAGGTTTATCAGATAAGAACATACCTCACGCGGAACTATTTTAACTCGGATGTGAACAGTATTCTACTATCCCAAAGCTTATCAGTTTTGTGTTAGACGTCTCGAAGtacgtattattattaatttcttttaaatcCCAATTAGGGGATTTGGAAAGAGATATTTCTCATGCGAAATATGTTCCAGTCTTAGAATATAAAGAATGCCACATCTGCTAAAATTTGTAAGTTGGTCTTATTACAACGGCAGTCGTTCACATATTTCATACTCATTATTCCGTGTCTGACTGTGGAGAAAGTTTACAATAAGATAAGAGTGATGGCACAAGTCGTGGGGCAAGAAAAGTGAGCTATCTGGCGGACGGAAAACGTGACCGTAGCGCAGGTCTACAGATTTCAGTATTGTTGCAAACAGATGTTTGTTGGGACAGAGATACTATAGTGGCAAAGAAATAATTAAACTGCATCCGGAACGCGCGTGAAGATATCACACATCGGCTGTAGACGGAAGAGAGGCTTGTAAATGTATTAATTTGCGTTGAGCACTGCTCAACGAACAGAATTTTCTAATTCCATAGAGGTGAAGGACTACAGATTAATCTGGAGCGGGTATATGCGTTCTTAATGCAGTCTGCGAGAATGGAGGCGAAGATAGCGTCTAGAACAATCAACGCAATCCAAGGTGTCTAATAGTGACATTGTGAGAAGAAAAGAGAGCTTTAAACATTTATCATCGCTACAGAAGGGTGTCGATAAAAGCTTTTCGTGAAGGTGGAATCGAAAAGACTTATTCTATTCGACTGCGGAGCGTTTCACAGACGACCCCttgaaattaattccgtggcagaaggagaaaaaaaaatcaatgaaaacTGTGGATGATTTACTTCATGAAGCAAAGGATGCATAATTAACCTGCGGTGAAGAATAAGTTTGTACACATTTTCTGCGTGGTGCTGTCTGAATATCCAAGAAGGTGAAGTGTGGACGAGAGTTTATCAGGGATTCCGAGAGATTTGCATATCACATAAGATGTCATAATAGTAGCAGAAGAAGGAGAAATTTCCAAGTGTTTGTTGTATGTGCAGAAGATTACATAGGGAAATATCTGTGGCAGAGGATTCTACCAGAGCGGAGGGCGCTTCACACGCGAAGTGATACGACTGATTCGCTCGCTGTAATCTCTAAAGGGATTTCAGCTTACGTCTGTGAGATGGATGGCCAAACAAGAAAAGGTCGCTTCGTCTGGTAGGTGAGAATCGATACAGCTTCGGAGCACGGAAGACCAGACAGAAGCTTAGCTTACAATAGTTTCACGATAGACCGAGCCGAAGGATACGAACACCGCTTTGCAAGCTTTTCTTCGTAACGCTGTTGCGTAGGGATTCTCGGCACGTGCTGTGAAAATAAATTTGGCGTAGTGCTACATCTGGTGCGGGAAGTCTGCAACTATTATCGGTAGTGTCTTGTGAAAAGACAGGTTAGTTAATCTACGACAAACATTACGTTTAGGAATAGTACAGATTTTTATAGTACAAGAATTTACGAAGTCTACTCGAAGGCCTTGTATTGGAATAGTGGTACAGTCTAAAAAAAGGGAAGttgtgcaaagaagggaaagagcttcaagacactaaaaatagaaatttctgagaacagcaGAACTTCGTAGTTTGATTACAATGAAGCTGAGAGGACTCTAGGACCGAAAAATAAACGCGTTTAATTCTCTCCCGCCGACGAGTTGGATAATGTCTGAGGGATACAAACTACTTCTCTCAGCCTGACGAGGTTCGACTCCGTTTCGAAGCCTGTAAAACCAGGAGTTCTGCGGAGACGAATTTCCCGTTAGCTTACTCCAGAAGAATAATTATACGTATGAAAGCTTGTTTACATAGAGCTACAGTGTAGGCGTGACGCTGAAGTATTAGAGATGAGTCTGTGTTCCTGAGTCAATATATGCTCCTGCAGAACATATACGTACTGAGAGGGACGAAATAGTAGAGGGCTCAGCCAATGTGGGATATGTCGATATCAGAGTCGGAAGAAATCAATGAATATCGTTAAAGTGCCCAACCACGCGTTGCCGATGAGTAGGGGGTGAATTTTGGCAATAGTGGAGTGCAGTCTACGACCCCACAGTACTGTCGTAAGCCCAGAATACGCGCTTAGGAGTACAGGGTCTAATATTCTAAGAAAGTACAGGAGCTTGGCAGTACAGCAAAAGGAAGTTTCTGTAAAAACAGAATAGTTGATTCCGTTCGCGAGGGGCTAGCTGATCCGTTCGCCCTGAAGAGTGAAATGCTACAGAGAGCCACGTTCACAGTATAAGTTCACCTTCTGCAGATAAGTCTCATCATTACTGAGTGGTGTCGAAATATCAGACAGTATAGCGAGGAATTATTTAGTGCCGAAGGACGCCGCAGGGAACAGACCCACCGAAAGGAACTTCCCTCTCATACAGTAGCGACCTTGTTTAAAGAGAACAGACAAGGGTAGATTTGTGGAAGTGCTTCTGCTGGGGAGGTCAGAATTGCTGATACGCTCGGAGCAAACCAGGGCCAACGTTGTTCCGTAGTTAGTTCCTCAGTGTGCTCCACTGAAGTGACGTAAAGGAAAAACAGGTAGAATGGACAGTGCGTTGTGGAAGTCACTGCGGACTGTTGAAAACTGAGAACGGCAGGGCTAAATTGAAGCCAGGACTTCGGCGAGGAAAGCCGACGGTCTCCCCAAGTGAGCGCAGGTTCTCTGCTATGTGCGGCACGTAGGCGAACGGACGTGCGCCTCCGCTGCCGAAAGTACGAGCCCGGCCGCTCTTTGTGTCGGCAAACATCAAATGCCCGCGGTCTGTCTATGGCTACGTGCACGCGTACGATTTCACTGAATACTGGCTACGCTTTACGTCCCGTCGCACGGTAGTCGTTTAGTGGCGGTCCGTACACACAACCGTGTGGAGCGCGCATTCGAAGTGCTGCCGGCAGGGATTTATGTGAGATCTTGTCGAACTGTTCTGGAAATATCACAAACTCTGCCGTACAAAGTGCGCGTGGATGCTGTCACCGAATTCTGGAAACACTCCGTATCTTCACGGCGACAGATAAAAAGCGTCGGTCCGTACACGCAGCCGTGTGGAACAAAAGGAGCGCTAATTCAGTCTCGCCGTCAGCAATTCTTGAGATCTTGTCGCGGGTTTCTGGAAAGATCAGAAAATCTGCTGTTCAATGTGTTTGTGTAGGCAGATGCATGCGACTCGCAGCCAGTCATTGTGTGAGATTCATTTTACTGAACACCGCTAACACCCTATTTTTTCACGACAATAGTTGAAAAGCGGTGGTCCGTATATTCAACCGTGTGGAACAAGGAGGTGAACTTAAACGCTGAGGCAGGCAAGATTCAAAAGTTTCTCGTTTGTTCAGCGGGGCACGTCGCTGATAAGACAAGGTGCTAGATCTAGATCTGCAGCAGATTGTGATGTTGCTATAGGACCCATAAACACTGCATGCAGCGGGCAGAGAAATTTAAACTTGTGTTCAAGCTGCGACAAAGAGTGTAGCATATCTGTGAAAGTATTATAAGAATTTAGTGCGATCTGGCGGTAAATATTTGGAAGGATCATGAACTCCACTGTTCAGAGCTTTTGTGTAGGGAGACATACACATCTCGCGGCCAATGAGTGCGTGTGTATTTCGTTTCACTGAGTATGGAACCGCCCATGTCTCCACGACAATAGCCAAAAAGTGGTGGTCCATATAAGCAACCGTTTGGGACAAGGAATTACAGTCATGCGCCAAGGAGGCAGTTGATAGAAGGTGACTGTGTACCAGCTGTGCAAGTGGCCATGTTGTGATGTCTAACGCCGCTGCGGCCAGATGCCTGAACTGCGCCGGATTGTGATGTTAGGTCAGAATCTCTGAGTTGTGCTGTTGAGAGGGAGGGAGTCGTTAGGTGTTCTGCAGGTTTCTGCGGGGTCAATTTTTTGTGTTATCTGACAACAAGTGCTTAGAGCTATCATAACTTCAAATAGTTCCATGAATTTTCTACGAAATTCTAGCTGCTTAAGATTGGGACTCAGCCGTTTGTGGGCCAGCTACATTCTAAATCCTGACCTCATAAGGCAATACCTGCACAGTGTGCTGTGTAGTCCTGTTCCTCTGACAGTTCCACAAATATCAGACAAGTCTCTAGAAGACTCTGGGCACTGTCTCCTAGAAGCTTAGAGTTCGTAAGTAGGTTACGTCCAGTCGTCAGGGTTTTGAGTGTCAAGCATCTTAGAAGTGCTGAAGATATTACCTACGCATATGACATTTACAGGCTGAATTTGGACCTCGCAAGGAACTGAAACACTGTCGAAACTATAGAGACTTCAGACAGCACAGTGAATTTTAGAGGctctcccactgttgaagactacGGCACTTGGACATTCCCAGGACACTAATTTACTGAATCTGAGCCTCACATGAGGATAATGCTCTGGTGATCCTGAACAGGTGCGTCTCCCTTAATCTGAACGTATACAACAGATACTACCTGGATCGTCACATATTAAGACTAGGGCATTTGGATGACAACATGTACTGAAACTGGACCTCATAAGGAGGTGAAGCAGTGATGGAACATTGTGGGACTCTTTATGTTCTCAGAGAGTAGAGACTGTCAAGCTGTTGACGCCTTTGGACTCGTCATTTTTAGTGTGTGGATGTACTGAATCTGAGAAGCTGGTGTGTTGACCGTCCTGCAGAGACCGCGATTCCAGTGCACGTTAGTTGTCCCATCATCTGTAAATCAATATACTGAATCTGGCGCTGACGAGTTGATGCCCTGAAGATCCAGCAGAGGATCTGACTCGTGCGTTTTACCCTCCTCTGAGAAGTGGTCCCTCGCGCAGCGGTGAGGGCACCAGCATGTTGCCCACCCCCAGTGGGACTCTGAGCCCTCCGCCCCCGGTGTCGGCGCCTCCGCCCCCGCGCCGTCCGTCGTCCCCGCGGCGCTTCTTCGCGCGCCTCTACGGCCCAGCGACGCCCGCCCCCGGCCACGACGCCACCGCCGATGCCGGTGCCGCCTCCGCCCCCGACGCCGCCCCCGCTCGCGTCACCAGCGCCCTGTCACTGTCGCTGCCGCAGCAGTTCTCgcggcccccgccgcccccgggcgCTTTCCTGGCGCTGCCGCCCCCACACGCCGCCTCCGTCCACGGAGTGCCGCCCCCGCTGCCACCCCTCGACGCAGCTCACTTCCCAGCTGGCTTCTCCGCCTTCCGTAAGTACCGACAATCTACCCTCTTACAGCATGCCAGCGGTAGAATTGCATTACCCATTTACTAGCCACCTATGAGgtcaaatattccacaatgtcatatGAGCTATTTTTAGGGGTAACTCAACAACTCAAAAACgtgtaatatgaattatttgtCGTGTGAACTCACGAACATCATGGACAGCCCTCTTTAGGATACTGCTTCCCTATACAGGGTTTTCCAGAAATGCTGCAACAGACTTCGCGGGGctgtagaaggtgtcttgaggaacaacttGAGGataggaaacgtcatccaacgacgccacagagcgtcgaagttataggcgtcgGTGCCTGtcgcttcggcagcaaacgtgactttgtacactgatgGACCATAGGCCGAACgtcttgcaatgttgtttgttattgagCGATCGCGGACTGTTTGTCACGATCGCTGATGGAGAaggtggagctagctgctgcattaGACAGGCCTTCTTTCCTGTGAATGGAATGCTGCATTGCCTCGGTGGATGGCGgtttcggacacaggtttccaCCTTcagtgtaaaacttcctggcagattaaaactgtgtgcccgagcgagactcgaactcgggacctttgccctttgcgggcaagtgctctaccatctgagctaccgaagcacgactcacgcccggtctcacagctttacttctgccagtatctcgtctcctaccttccaaactttacagaagctctcctgcaaaccttgcagaactagcactcctgaaagaaaggatactgcggagacatggcttagccagagcctgggggatgtttccagaatgagattttcactctgcagcggagtgtgcgctgatatgaaacttcctggcagattaaaactgtgtgcccgaccgagattcgaactcgggacctttgcctttcgcgggcaagtgctctactatctgagctacccaagcacgactcacgcccggtctcacagctttacttctgccagtatctagcttctgtaaagtttggaaggtaggagacgagatactggcagaagtaaagctgtgagtaccgggcgtgagtcgtgcttcggtagctcagatggtagagcacttgcccgcgaaaggcaaaggtcccgagttcgagtctcggttgggcacacagttttaatctgccaggaagtttcatatcagcgcacactccgctgcagagtgaatatctcattctggataccttcAGTGTAGTTTTCCCCTGTATACCGAAATACAGTAGAAATTTTAGAGAGTTCCAGCATAAAAATAAACTGTAGGTGGAGGAAACCTTTGTCAGACACCGTAATCAACACAGGCAacaggctggccgcggtggccgagcggttctaggcgcttcagtccataaccgctacggtcgcaggttcgaatcctgcctcaggcatggatgtgtgtgatgtccttagattagttaggtttaagtagttctaagttttaggggactgaagacctcagatgtccccatagtgctcagagccatttgaaccatttgaacagaggctACAGAGCACTGCATTCGTAGAAGACAAGGCCTGTGTACGCAGCAGCTAACTCCATCTTCTCCACAGACGATTGTGGCAATTAATCACGATCACTAAATAACTAACaatattgcgagacgttccgcctacggtccgtcagcgcacaaagtcacgtttgctgtcgaAGGGGTAGCCTACTGGCAGGCGCCGACACATATAAAACCGACACTCTGTACGGACATTGGATGAAGTTTCTGGACACAGATTCATATCGTCAATTTGGCCCTCGAGACGCTCTTTACAACCTCTTGAAGATTTAtcgcaacatttctaggacattttGCATATTTattgcttaatgaaatttgtcattaacagtATATCTCATCCTTTCTGAAAAAAAGACCCAACTCAGTGGAATCCGTACTAGATATAAGAACAATCTTCACAGAGATATAAAGTCACTACTTTGGTCCAGGAAGGTATCCATTACTCAGCAgtcaagataagtttaaccactAAGAGGAGTCTATTGGACTTATTGGCGGCCATCTCCTCTTACTTTACTGATGAATTTCAAAGTAGAACCGTCAGATATGTATAAGTTACTAACAATATCAAATAAGGCGAGTATTGGTGCAATCTGACATTTTTACAGATTTAGTGCAGTAATGtggtcattgtaaataaatgttgtaaaataatttttttctatttgatgACGCAGGGCTAAAGTAGCCTAAGAATTATCGTGTGCACCTTcttgaactgaagattaaaaaacTTTTGTGAAGTTATTTATTACGTTTTAAATGAGAATATGTTTAAGACTTTTTCACCTTATTCCACAGCCATGAGGATCATTTCACTTGCCATCTGCGGAAGGCACATTATGTAAGGCACACATGCTGTACTGCGGCGCTGATCTGGATGGTAGACCGCGATCGCAATATagaaacttttattgttccaagactACCGGTTTCAGCGATGTTATGCTACCATCACCTGATTTTATGGAACTTGTTATAAAACTGtcatgttacattacatgaagtcacAGTATAAAACGCACTCCACACGTATACATACCTTGATGAAGACCCAGTTGGTAAAATGCAAACAGTTGATAAAATGCGCACAGTTGATACAATTTAATCCAATCTATGCACTGATGACTCGTAGGTAAGTATGGTCATTAAGAGTAAGTGTCGTTTATTCGGCCTTTTCGATTATTTAAATCAATCACTCAATGATATCGATTAAATGTATCTAAATAATAGATTATTCGATTATTTTTTATGCCAATGTACTGGGCAGAGAACAAGGATTCTCCGCAAAGTCCACATCATGCGAATCGCTCTAAAATTTAAAAGTATCCAATTCGTATTTTGAAAAAGttgtataaaagtatttttttaatagTTGCATTCCACGATTTTTATGACAATCAATTAAAAATTACTGTTTATTTGCGTAAGTTTTTAaactttaaatatttgtattttattataataaaatattgtcgactatgtaattaatttttctgttaaatGTTGTTCTTAGAACTTTAGAGCGTACTGGCAAATAAGGCTACCGTAGTACCTACACGACTATCTTTTAGAAGCGCATGCTTAATTTTCAAGTgattcatcagatctgttttatttcCCATACGTTGCATAAACATTTCCATTTACATAAACATGAACATATCCATTTACATAAACCTTTGTCCTCCACCCTACGTTTTGTTTGTTTGGTGTCATGATTGTAGGCTAGCTAGTATCTATTCACAGTAACTTGAAAAATGGGTACAACAATAAGGCCTGATCTTTAGGCGGGCGGGTAAAAGAGGAAAAATAATAATGGTGTCATCGCGAGCTACAATCTGTTCAGTAAGAGCGTGATCGGCATTACACACAGATGATAAAAGACATCGCCTTAGTTCTTCCACGACCTAACAGGGTGAACCTTTGTCTTTCATGCCTTGTCCATAAGccattagtttactttgaattcttgactgagatacacaagaagagaTATGAGTACAGCTTACCAGTTGCTTTTTTTCAAAGATGTTTGATACCGACTGCTAAACGTTGGTTCATCGAGAAAAAGAAAGATCGGATACTGAAGGAGGATAATGGCCCGAAGTACTGCAGCGGTCTTGCAGCGATCGAAAGAAgcagaaagatataggagttcgttttgggagtggaatggtagggaattattttgaaggtggttcggcgAATCCtgtgccacgcacttaagtgtgatttgcagagtagcgatatagatgtagatgatcagGAACTGTCACGCCAAACGCCAATTCAGAGTGGAACACACAACGCTCATGTCTCCATACAACTTTTCTGTCGTGCGCTTCGTACGTCATGAAATTGATATCAAAGTGACGATATTCGAGTACTTAACGTTGTTTTCTGAAGTTGATTCATAACTCTACGCATTGGCCCGGAAGCAAAATAACGTACACCACACAGGCCGTCTGGACGTGCGTACTCAATGCCACCCGAGCCAATTAAGGCCAGGTCGCAGTTAATATCTGCAGGGGACTGCTCTGAAGGGGATAACATTTGTGTAGACGAATAAATAACATTCTTACAAACACAAAATTACCGTTATTCCTTTGAAAACAAGTCAtgtaaaaacagatgaaaataaatgatgaaaataatgactacttttaaggggctccggaacgccctatacttgcaatgttaaaataacgcttataaattagatctttcctcacaaagtatttgaggtaggaagttgaactttttacagattatttattggaatatgggctacaacttaacacagggattttacaaaattttagttcagtattaaagatgattttctttcaattgtaatgaaaattcacaacatttttttgcaattttttatttatatattcagaaatatacagttttttggaaaaaaggctgtgttaaattatgcagaaggtgctgtgaaacatttactgaaagtttgaaacaaatatgtttggaagatccttagaaaacatgtaattagtatgagaaaataaaagttttgggaatcgagcgacaaagattggattaactttttagtgcattccaggtccataggatggattatcttcatcctctgcaaactcctcctccagcttcctcttgttcctcctcctgtttactcttgcttgtatttctagactctttacagccctgtctgcagcccgaaggcgttccttgtctaaagcaagcatcgctcgtaccatgttagaacctatcttcattggcatatttctaaataccttgcaccttacaatgttgccatcattgaaagtcgcaacagcatcatacacaccaaagtgaagtgtttctattccaacaaatacagtcttggggattctcgaccatataacactatttacactttcattggggttttgagtttttctgtgaatacactttttcaacagttcaggtgctgctaagtctccgaaaataggttagccacaacacaaactttatctcacatcactaaaatgtacctgatgaacacggacgttaataataacaccatttgacagcagtttaacagcgccacagtgggtcacgcccatgtagaacacatttcaaaaaaaaaaattaaaaatagttgtagtcttcggaattgaataaattatatatctattaaaaggtaatagtctgcagattcagaaaacgcaaaaaagtaaaaactgaacttttcatgattttgagcctttccggagccccttaaaaggcaCATTGGTGTaaaatttttagaatttttaaaacttttagatgattttaatttttattacagaatttggGCATTATAGACCGCTTAGAACCTAAGACAAAGGtacaatctttttctttttatcttacCAGAGCTTGTTCATGCCTTGGCTGATGTCGTGCCTCTAGTCATTTGACACCACCCTCCTAGGTTGTGAATTTCGTTATTGGATAGGAAATTTTTTCAGTACTGGTCAGTAGCTTGAAACCTGCCATATTCTGTATGGTATTTTCTGCTGCGTT
It encodes:
- the LOC126109510 gene encoding uncharacterized protein LOC126109510 is translated as MLPTPSGTLSPPPPVSAPPPPRRPSSPRRFFARLYGPATPAPGHDATADAGAASAPDAAPARVTSALSLSLPQQFSRPPPPPGAFLALPPPHAASVHGVPPPLPPLDAAHFPAGFSAFRKYRQSTLLQHASGRIALPIY